One genomic region from Chthonomonas calidirosea T49 encodes:
- a CDS encoding tetratricopeptide repeat protein — MMLMLPVFMTGAAMADGPTGNKKPHPVSFSNAKTPEQVDSPGSNILRDVAAEPATADAITAEVLRYLYEQADSHFDAGEYNHCINLNQIVAQGDPHNVETYANNAWLLWSTDRAQEGIATLKRGIEANPDTYYMYDEMGDFYWLYLKDPKSAIPYYEKAVQFKCPWFTWHNLAHCYEQLGEWSKAEAAWEHAAQYPDDPIASIHLKRIKEKLVQQRSGG; from the coding sequence ATGATGCTTATGCTACCTGTCTTTATGACAGGAGCGGCAATGGCGGATGGGCCTACAGGGAATAAAAAACCGCACCCGGTCTCCTTTTCAAACGCCAAAACGCCAGAGCAGGTAGATTCTCCTGGTAGCAACATATTAAGAGACGTTGCTGCCGAACCAGCTACAGCAGATGCCATCACTGCAGAGGTGTTACGCTATCTATATGAACAAGCCGACTCGCATTTCGATGCGGGCGAGTATAATCACTGTATCAACCTCAACCAGATTGTAGCACAGGGTGACCCTCATAATGTCGAAACCTATGCTAACAATGCGTGGCTTTTATGGTCTACCGATCGAGCACAAGAGGGGATCGCGACTCTGAAACGGGGTATTGAGGCGAATCCTGATACCTACTATATGTATGATGAGATGGGAGATTTCTACTGGCTTTATTTGAAGGATCCAAAGTCGGCCATTCCCTATTACGAAAAAGCCGTTCAGTTTAAGTGTCCTTGGTTTACGTGGCATAATCTCGCGCACTGTTACGAACAGTTAGGGGAGTGGAGCAAAGCCGAAGCGGCCTGGGAGCATGCTGCTCAGTATCCAGACGACCCTATTGCGAGCATTCATTTAAAGCGAATAAAAGAGAAGCTCGTTCAACAACGTTCAGGAGGGTAG
- a CDS encoding Gfo/Idh/MocA family protein, with protein MERPVRIGIIGCGQIAQIHLQNYSRISGVEIVACADIDAAAADSTAAIFSIPNVYYRTQELLQRDDLDAVDVCLHNNLHMPATVAALERGFHVYCEKPMAGSYRDAVTMLECAREKGKMLHIQLGFLYSDETRAAKELIDSGLLGEIYHARSTGFRRRGRPYVDGYGKAPFVQKAIAGGGALYDMGVYHISQLLYLLGNPKVERITGKTYQKLPMDEERRRTAGYSVEELAMGFVRFEGDLTMDIIEAWAIELDGFEGSSLVGTKGGIRLQPFGYYHSVGDLDLNATANLSGARFRWNSLRGEGELFGSSQQHWIAALQGRVSLLPTAEIALNTMLISEGIYLSAERGEEVTAEEVKALSKSTALPL; from the coding sequence ATGGAAAGGCCTGTACGTATCGGCATTATCGGTTGTGGGCAGATCGCCCAGATTCATCTTCAGAACTACTCACGCATTTCAGGGGTCGAGATTGTGGCCTGTGCCGACATTGATGCTGCAGCGGCGGATAGCACTGCGGCGATATTTTCTATCCCCAACGTATATTATCGGACGCAAGAGCTACTTCAACGAGACGACCTTGATGCTGTAGATGTGTGTCTTCATAACAATCTCCACATGCCTGCAACCGTGGCTGCTTTGGAGCGGGGCTTCCATGTCTATTGTGAAAAGCCGATGGCTGGTTCCTACCGCGATGCAGTAACTATGCTAGAGTGCGCACGCGAGAAGGGGAAGATGCTCCATATCCAACTCGGTTTTCTCTACTCCGATGAGACGCGCGCAGCTAAAGAGCTCATTGATAGTGGTTTGCTAGGTGAAATATATCATGCACGTTCTACTGGTTTTCGCAGAAGAGGAAGGCCCTATGTGGATGGCTACGGGAAAGCGCCCTTTGTACAAAAAGCCATCGCAGGTGGGGGAGCGCTCTATGATATGGGGGTGTACCATATCTCACAACTCCTTTATCTGCTCGGCAACCCGAAGGTAGAGCGTATTACCGGCAAGACCTATCAGAAGCTGCCGATGGATGAGGAGCGACGACGGACGGCTGGTTACAGCGTGGAAGAGCTGGCTATGGGGTTTGTGCGATTTGAAGGAGATTTGACAATGGATATCATTGAGGCTTGGGCGATTGAGTTAGATGGCTTTGAGGGTTCATCGCTGGTTGGGACCAAAGGTGGTATACGGCTACAGCCATTCGGATACTATCATAGTGTAGGCGATCTTGACCTAAACGCAACCGCGAATTTGAGTGGAGCTCGATTTCGCTGGAATAGCTTGCGCGGAGAAGGTGAGCTGTTTGGCAGCTCACAGCAGCACTGGATAGCTGCTTTACAGGGGCGCGTTTCGCTGTTGCCTACGGCAGAGATCGCCTTAAATACTATGCTGATTTCAGAAGGTATCTATCTTTCGGCAGAGCGTGGCGAAGAGGTAACGGCGGAAGAGGTAAAGGCGTTGTCTAAATCTACGGCCCTCCCGCTGTAG
- a CDS encoding beta-mannosidase, whose amino-acid sequence MPFSETVVGVHRRSLATGAGAVWRFREVPRQNISPSSQLDWMPASVPGFVHLDLLRQKAIPHPYTDLQERSVRWVDERDWEYEGVFYLECLPDGMAYLCFEGLDTVAEIELNGQPLGAVDNMFSPHEFEVRELLNCGTGEIGRNVLRVRFYSALRVGRERLRAWGESGNVTLPEHWFLWGPRAFVRKAQYMFGWDWGPELVSCGIWKDVRLLFVPIARLLHLQYQVLSLSEERAVVRFRAEVERNPQQSPHSLTLKVKMIGKNGTIVGQTEVPSGPRYVQASLDLTVENPQLWWPNGCADDRERGTSYRTEWMLECDGQTVDVACCQTGLRKIELVRQSDEYGESFEFLINGRKLFVKGANWIPASSFPEHLPSVNSSAKSNKVYSDKVYNLLRQAADAGVNMLRVWGGGLYESEQFYSLCDQFGILVWQDFPYACSYYPDTGEYEVKAIAEARAAVRRLRLHPSLALWCGNNENQQMHHDGWVGRSNLPVRFLGERLYEEILPKIVAEEDPDRPYWPGSPYGGENPNSEEMGDRHNWNVWHGAGDWVHYREDKGRFISEFGFASSCSLTCWERWLSSEMRWAHSPAVRWHDKTRKGYETYLGLIALHFPYPRQLEELVYYSQLNQAEALRCGIEHWRRSKQRCRGTLFWQWNDCWPVQSWSVIDYEGVPKAAYYAIKRAYAPLVISLFLEDNVLVAWIVQDSAKPLQGVLNVEICNFSGQVLLQRSYEVRVAADDAMEVGRFALDLSEAARRESFAWGYFEGTDGEHSEALILLCEPKDIVRADPGLEWELAGSDNLWTLALRSQRFAPYVWLRLGNGAHGRFSDNFFCLRPGEQKQVSLELEGVPVSEEVIRQLLHIRTF is encoded by the coding sequence GTGCCTTTTTCAGAAACTGTTGTAGGAGTACATCGGCGCTCACTGGCTACCGGAGCAGGAGCAGTATGGCGTTTTCGTGAGGTTCCCCGCCAGAATATCTCTCCATCCTCCCAGCTTGATTGGATGCCGGCGTCGGTGCCGGGGTTTGTGCATCTTGACCTGTTGCGACAGAAGGCTATACCGCATCCCTACACCGATCTTCAAGAACGCAGTGTGCGGTGGGTGGATGAGCGCGATTGGGAGTATGAGGGCGTATTCTATCTAGAATGCCTTCCAGATGGAATGGCCTATCTTTGTTTTGAAGGACTCGATACGGTCGCCGAAATCGAGCTGAACGGCCAGCCCTTAGGGGCGGTAGATAATATGTTTAGTCCCCATGAATTCGAAGTGAGAGAGCTTTTGAACTGTGGGACCGGTGAGATAGGGCGGAACGTGTTGCGTGTTCGCTTCTACTCTGCCCTACGGGTTGGCCGTGAGCGTTTGCGCGCGTGGGGCGAGTCCGGTAATGTTACCCTACCGGAACATTGGTTTCTTTGGGGGCCACGAGCCTTTGTGCGTAAAGCACAATACATGTTTGGTTGGGATTGGGGCCCTGAGTTGGTCTCTTGTGGAATTTGGAAAGATGTGAGACTACTGTTTGTGCCGATAGCGCGTCTATTGCATCTGCAATACCAGGTGCTCTCCTTATCGGAAGAGCGTGCTGTAGTACGCTTCCGAGCAGAGGTCGAGCGTAATCCGCAGCAGAGTCCGCATTCTCTGACGCTAAAGGTAAAAATGATTGGAAAGAATGGAACGATCGTTGGCCAAACAGAGGTTCCATCGGGTCCACGATATGTGCAGGCTAGTCTAGACTTGACGGTTGAGAACCCTCAATTGTGGTGGCCGAATGGGTGTGCTGATGATCGGGAAAGGGGGACAAGCTATAGAACAGAATGGATGCTGGAGTGCGATGGGCAAACGGTGGACGTTGCTTGCTGCCAAACAGGTTTACGAAAGATAGAGCTTGTACGTCAGTCGGACGAATATGGTGAGAGCTTTGAATTTCTAATCAACGGTAGGAAGCTATTCGTTAAGGGAGCAAACTGGATTCCGGCAAGTTCTTTTCCTGAACATCTGCCCTCCGTCAATTCCAGTGCAAAATCTAACAAGGTGTACAGCGACAAGGTGTACAACCTTTTACGTCAAGCGGCCGATGCCGGTGTAAATATGTTACGAGTATGGGGTGGTGGGCTTTACGAGTCCGAGCAGTTTTACTCATTGTGTGACCAGTTTGGCATTCTGGTGTGGCAAGATTTTCCTTATGCCTGTTCCTACTATCCAGATACCGGAGAGTACGAGGTAAAAGCTATCGCCGAAGCGCGAGCGGCCGTTCGGCGTTTACGCTTACATCCCTCTCTGGCTTTGTGGTGTGGGAATAACGAGAACCAGCAGATGCATCATGATGGCTGGGTTGGAAGATCAAATCTGCCTGTCCGATTTTTGGGTGAGAGGCTTTACGAAGAGATACTTCCCAAGATTGTGGCGGAGGAGGACCCCGATCGGCCTTACTGGCCTGGCTCTCCTTATGGGGGGGAGAACCCCAACAGCGAAGAGATGGGTGACCGACATAATTGGAACGTATGGCATGGTGCTGGTGACTGGGTGCACTATCGCGAGGATAAAGGCCGCTTTATTTCCGAGTTTGGATTCGCTTCTTCTTGTAGCTTAACTTGTTGGGAGCGGTGGCTTTCTTCCGAAATGCGCTGGGCGCATTCCCCTGCAGTGCGTTGGCATGATAAGACTCGGAAAGGATACGAGACCTATTTAGGACTTATTGCCCTGCATTTTCCGTACCCGCGTCAGTTAGAGGAGCTTGTCTACTATTCGCAACTGAATCAAGCAGAGGCGTTGCGATGCGGCATTGAGCACTGGCGGCGAAGTAAGCAGCGATGCCGTGGTACTCTCTTTTGGCAATGGAACGATTGTTGGCCTGTGCAGTCTTGGTCTGTGATAGATTATGAGGGCGTGCCGAAAGCGGCCTACTATGCCATCAAGCGTGCCTACGCCCCACTTGTGATATCCTTATTTTTAGAAGATAATGTCCTTGTGGCCTGGATCGTTCAGGACTCTGCAAAACCCCTACAGGGTGTTTTAAATGTGGAGATCTGTAATTTTAGTGGACAGGTTCTTCTACAGAGGTCGTACGAAGTACGCGTAGCTGCCGATGATGCCATGGAGGTGGGTCGCTTTGCTTTGGATTTGTCTGAAGCCGCTCGTCGAGAAAGTTTTGCGTGGGGTTATTTCGAGGGAACTGATGGTGAGCATTCTGAAGCTCTCATCCTCCTTTGCGAGCCAAAGGATATCGTTCGCGCCGATCCCGGACTAGAGTGGGAGCTTGCCGGGAGTGATAATCTATGGACTCTTGCACTTCGTTCTCAGCGCTTTGCCCCCTATGTCTGGCTGCGTTTGGGAAATGGAGCCCATGGGAGATTCAGCGATAACTTTTTCTGTTTACGTCCTGGTGAGCAAAAGCAGGTTTCGCTCGAGCTGGAGGGAGTGCCGGTTTCGGAGGAAGTCATTCGTCAATTACTACACATTCGAACGTTTTAA
- a CDS encoding HEAT repeat domain-containing protein — protein sequence MRCWQKSKKFVKPIFLRNACKALKGLWGVCLLAIALWATEAKADRTDDLIRALASPQVSQRVDAAQSLAVLKDPRTIPALLKAMGDPVASVRANALRGLANILKPKDVPILIPYLKDKDVYRRAGAAELLGILGDRRALPALESAMDDASTLVRVEVVTALGEIGDPAAAKVLWRRLTDVSPRVRLETAVALGRLRDPTSADKLLSLLQDSNENVRIAAAVSIAQIGNRSVVPALLRRMQMTTTDSDLKYYAAYALGRLGDRRAEATLINALKDGKNRYLRAQAAAALGGLGQKSAVPALILGLHDRFVLVRFASAQALGRLRDRLAVPALIRSLHDSNEDVREQSAKALGLIGDRTAVPALIYAAFHDTDDAIPKAAALALGRIKDRRALPALKKLSRNSDPTVREAAKWALTQFGR from the coding sequence ATGAGATGTTGGCAGAAGAGCAAAAAGTTCGTTAAACCTATTTTCCTCAGAAACGCTTGCAAGGCGTTGAAGGGGCTATGGGGCGTTTGCCTCTTGGCGATTGCTCTTTGGGCAACGGAAGCCAAAGCCGATCGGACAGACGATTTGATACGGGCGCTCGCTTCGCCGCAGGTCTCGCAGCGTGTGGATGCTGCGCAATCGTTAGCCGTGTTAAAAGATCCGCGTACAATCCCCGCTCTGCTGAAGGCCATGGGTGATCCCGTAGCCTCCGTCCGTGCCAATGCCTTACGCGGACTAGCAAATATTCTAAAACCAAAAGATGTGCCGATACTTATACCCTATCTTAAAGACAAGGACGTATACCGTCGTGCAGGAGCGGCAGAACTTCTAGGTATTCTAGGTGATCGAAGGGCACTACCTGCTCTTGAATCCGCCATGGATGATGCTTCCACTCTCGTTCGAGTGGAAGTTGTAACAGCACTTGGAGAGATCGGTGATCCTGCAGCAGCAAAGGTCTTATGGAGACGGCTAACGGATGTCAGCCCGCGGGTAAGGTTGGAGACGGCTGTGGCCTTGGGGCGATTACGTGACCCCACATCCGCCGACAAACTATTGTCTCTTCTACAAGATTCCAACGAAAACGTGAGAATCGCTGCCGCAGTTTCTATTGCCCAGATCGGCAATCGTAGTGTGGTACCTGCTTTACTGCGGCGGATGCAGATGACAACCACCGATTCAGATTTGAAGTATTATGCTGCCTATGCTTTAGGGCGCTTAGGGGATAGGCGGGCAGAGGCCACCCTCATAAATGCGCTGAAGGATGGCAAGAATCGCTATTTGCGAGCACAAGCCGCAGCCGCGCTAGGTGGGTTGGGCCAAAAAAGTGCGGTGCCGGCATTGATCTTAGGCCTGCACGATCGCTTTGTGCTGGTGCGATTCGCTTCTGCTCAAGCGTTAGGACGGTTGCGCGACAGGTTAGCGGTTCCTGCGCTAATACGTTCTTTACACGACTCTAATGAGGATGTGCGGGAGCAGAGTGCCAAGGCGTTAGGGCTTATTGGAGACAGAACTGCTGTGCCTGCATTGATCTATGCTGCATTTCATGATACAGACGACGCGATTCCAAAGGCGGCAGCGCTCGCGCTTGGGCGTATAAAGGATAGACGCGCATTGCCGGCTCTCAAGAAACTCTCTCGAAATTCGGACCCTACCGTTCGTGAGGCGGCAAAATGGGCACTAACCCAATTTGGGAGGTAG
- a CDS encoding thiamine diphosphokinase, whose product MHVLILANGSPPPRDLAQRVAATADLIIATDGAAMKAYDLGLQPHLICGDFDSIDKAHASQLFPAAEIVVAPNQDYADLEKSLQLARDRGATQVTVLGATGGRLDHTLANLALLLSWHRTMTLCIQEANTFLWCLSANRNSPSKRILPTQPDDIISVIAIEPAILSIHGVQWEADHLLLQPGTRAVSNKALGRNVEIELVQGTVFLCLLSSSIRETPAP is encoded by the coding sequence ATGCACGTACTGATCCTTGCTAACGGCTCGCCACCCCCTCGCGATCTAGCTCAACGTGTTGCTGCTACAGCCGATCTGATTATCGCTACCGATGGCGCTGCTATGAAAGCGTATGATCTTGGACTTCAGCCTCATCTTATTTGTGGCGATTTCGATTCTATAGATAAAGCTCACGCGAGTCAACTGTTTCCAGCAGCAGAAATCGTCGTCGCACCCAATCAGGACTACGCAGACTTAGAAAAGTCGCTTCAACTGGCCAGAGATCGCGGTGCGACTCAAGTCACTGTGTTGGGAGCTACAGGTGGCAGGCTCGATCACACGCTTGCAAATCTCGCTCTCTTACTATCCTGGCATCGAACAATGACTCTATGTATTCAGGAAGCAAACACCTTCTTGTGGTGCCTCTCTGCGAACAGGAACTCCCCGAGCAAACGCATACTGCCCACTCAGCCAGACGATATCATCTCCGTTATCGCAATTGAACCTGCTATCCTTTCTATTCATGGGGTGCAGTGGGAGGCAGATCACCTATTGTTGCAACCTGGCACGCGGGCGGTGAGCAATAAAGCGCTCGGACGGAATGTAGAAATCGAGTTAGTGCAGGGTACGGTTTTTCTCTGCTTACTAAGCTCCTCCATCAGGGAAACACCAGCCCCATGA
- the gatB gene encoding Asp-tRNA(Asn)/Glu-tRNA(Gln) amidotransferase subunit GatB, whose translation MREYEACIGMECHAELLTESKMFCGCKNEFGGEPNTRCCPVCAGMPGSLPVANRQAVEHVIRAALALNCEINPKAKFDRKNYFYPDLPKGYQISEYDEPIGRNGYLDIEVNGEIKRVRIRRVHLEEDTGKLFHMAGNESYIDLNRSGVPLMEIVTDFPPDIHTPEEARAYLVKLRAILTYIGVCDGKMEQGSLRCEPNVSVRVKGTEEYGTKTEIKNLNSFRSVQKGIEYEIARQIALLERGERVVQETRGWNEARQATFPQRSKEVEQEYRYFPEPDLVPLQITPEWIEAIKATMPELPDAKKARFMSEYGLSDYDASYLTETRALADYFEETAKHAGDAKAAANWIMGDLSRLLNAEGKEIDACPITPRQLGSMIRMIADGTISGKIAKMLIEHMYQSGEDPDKIAAREGLVTLRDESAIRQMVQQVFAENPKIVADILEKGLVQKKGFLVGQVMKLSQGKADPTKVNRLIDEMLAEEQKVR comes from the coding sequence ATGAGAGAGTATGAGGCATGCATCGGCATGGAATGCCATGCTGAGCTGCTAACAGAGAGCAAGATGTTTTGCGGCTGTAAGAACGAATTCGGTGGAGAGCCGAACACGCGTTGCTGCCCGGTATGTGCAGGGATGCCGGGAAGTTTGCCTGTGGCAAACAGACAGGCGGTGGAGCATGTAATTCGGGCGGCGCTTGCTCTCAACTGTGAAATCAATCCGAAGGCCAAGTTCGACCGTAAAAACTATTTCTATCCCGATTTGCCGAAAGGTTACCAAATCAGCGAATATGATGAGCCGATTGGCCGTAACGGGTATTTGGATATTGAGGTCAACGGAGAGATTAAGCGCGTACGCATTCGTAGGGTTCATTTAGAGGAGGATACCGGCAAGCTGTTTCATATGGCCGGAAACGAGAGCTACATTGACCTGAATCGTAGCGGTGTTCCTCTGATGGAGATCGTAACCGATTTTCCACCTGATATCCATACGCCTGAGGAGGCGAGGGCTTACTTGGTAAAGCTACGTGCTATTCTGACCTACATCGGGGTATGCGACGGCAAAATGGAGCAGGGGTCTCTACGTTGTGAGCCAAACGTTTCCGTGCGGGTGAAGGGAACTGAGGAGTACGGCACAAAGACCGAGATAAAGAACTTGAACTCTTTCCGCTCTGTCCAGAAGGGAATAGAGTATGAGATCGCACGCCAGATCGCGTTGCTTGAACGAGGCGAAAGAGTCGTGCAAGAGACTCGTGGGTGGAACGAGGCGCGACAGGCCACTTTTCCTCAGCGATCTAAAGAGGTCGAACAAGAGTATCGTTATTTCCCTGAACCAGATCTTGTGCCGCTGCAGATCACCCCGGAATGGATTGAGGCGATAAAGGCCACGATGCCAGAACTTCCTGATGCAAAGAAGGCACGTTTCATGAGTGAGTATGGACTTTCAGATTATGATGCCTCTTATCTGACGGAAACAAGAGCGCTTGCCGACTATTTTGAGGAGACCGCCAAGCATGCAGGAGACGCCAAAGCTGCTGCAAACTGGATTATGGGCGATTTGAGTCGGCTTTTAAATGCGGAAGGGAAAGAGATAGATGCCTGCCCCATAACGCCGCGTCAGCTCGGGAGCATGATTCGGATGATTGCCGATGGTACTATCAGTGGCAAGATCGCAAAAATGCTTATTGAGCACATGTATCAGAGTGGAGAAGACCCTGACAAAATTGCTGCGCGTGAAGGGCTTGTCACATTGCGTGACGAATCGGCAATCAGGCAGATGGTTCAGCAGGTGTTTGCTGAGAACCCGAAAATCGTTGCCGATATCTTGGAAAAAGGTCTCGTACAGAAAAAAGGCTTTCTTGTAGGACAAGTGATGAAGCTCTCCCAAGGCAAGGCCGATCCAACAAAGGTGAACCGCTTAATAGATGAGATGTTGGCAGAAGAGCAAAAAGTTCGTTAA
- a CDS encoding YggT family protein, producing the protein MYFGEPVGIGGIILWLLNLLNFLLLVYVIISWLQVFRVDLGPFRSVARFLDSIFEPMLAPIRRLVPPEKLGGIDISPLILIIAVQVVAQFVAHQIGP; encoded by the coding sequence ATGTATTTCGGGGAACCCGTTGGTATCGGCGGAATCATTTTGTGGCTGTTGAACCTATTGAACTTTCTGCTGCTGGTCTATGTAATTATCTCATGGCTGCAAGTTTTTCGCGTGGATCTAGGGCCATTTCGTTCAGTGGCACGTTTTTTAGATTCGATTTTTGAACCGATGCTGGCACCTATACGTCGCCTCGTTCCACCTGAGAAGCTGGGTGGTATAGACATATCCCCTCTGATTTTGATCATTGCGGTGCAAGTTGTTGCCCAGTTTGTAGCTCATCAGATCGGCCCCTAG
- a CDS encoding DUF1559 domain-containing protein, which translates to MQRKAFTLIELLVVIAIIAILAAILFPVFAQAREKARAISCVSNEKQLATSILMYTQDYDEVFPTGLQQSWYANTWYVLVQPYVQNLQVFRCPDDPIGTPPSWTQPWGGIRLSYASNGYMKWDGSNWSVFGVMGMSQSWMGTTTTSQARIGRPAETILFTEKDALQPNINTIPGNLLDFGPGCMFTGVNWWDSFSPGEIPNGTIPATSVTNPYDPNGPNGAVTAVHAQKANFAFADGHVKAMTPTATNPDPVNQPQNNMWDATRQ; encoded by the coding sequence ATGCAACGAAAAGCTTTTACACTCATCGAACTGCTTGTCGTGATCGCGATTATAGCGATTCTGGCAGCCATTCTCTTCCCTGTGTTCGCACAGGCACGCGAAAAAGCAAGGGCAATCTCCTGCGTCTCTAACGAGAAGCAGCTTGCAACCTCGATCCTGATGTATACCCAAGACTATGATGAGGTTTTCCCCACCGGTCTGCAGCAAAGCTGGTACGCAAACACGTGGTACGTTCTTGTGCAACCTTACGTGCAAAACTTGCAGGTCTTTCGCTGCCCCGACGATCCTATTGGAACTCCCCCCTCCTGGACCCAACCTTGGGGCGGCATCCGCCTCTCCTACGCTTCCAATGGCTATATGAAATGGGACGGTTCCAACTGGAGCGTTTTTGGTGTCATGGGTATGTCGCAAAGCTGGATGGGCACGACCACCACTTCACAAGCTCGTATCGGACGCCCTGCTGAAACTATTCTCTTTACAGAAAAGGACGCTCTGCAACCTAATATCAACACGATTCCGGGGAACCTGCTCGATTTCGGCCCCGGCTGCATGTTCACTGGAGTAAACTGGTGGGATAGTTTCTCACCCGGTGAGATTCCTAATGGAACTATACCGGCTACTTCTGTGACCAATCCTTACGATCCAAATGGACCAAACGGTGCCGTGACGGCGGTCCACGCCCAAAAGGCCAACTTTGCCTTCGCAGATGGTCACGTAAAAGCCATGACGCCAACAGCTACTAATCCCGATCCGGTTAATCAACCGCAGAATAATATGTGGGACGCAACTCGGCAGTAA
- a CDS encoding sodium:solute symporter family protein yields MTNPHFSLYDWLFLIVYLAFLLWVGLRRNHITTESYLIADRNLSLPIFVATLVATWYGGILGAGEFVYTDGLAAWMANGVPYYLFAILFALFLAKRVRQAGTNLYTIPDRLEIEYDRKTALLGAFLAFLYATPSQYVLMLGILLQLLFGWPLWLAMLIGTLFSIIYALMGGFLADVRVNTLQFLLMFSGFILTVAFCLAKFGGVRQLLHADHLPPRYFTVLGTHNVLWLLAWSVIALQTFTDPGFHQRCYAAKTPYVASLGILVAVVCWFTFDSLTFLTGLFTRVLFPNLSDPTLAFPTIAAKVLPHGLRGFFYVGMLAPIMAATVSYTFISAMTIGRDFIWRLRNENGPQNVPRYTRIGLVLTSSISIGIALMVRSVVEQWYLFGNLIVSGLLLPLVGAYLCPPKWKIPARYAFRAMLYGSLVAFLDLGLGWYYYHGNYRDLWGLPPLIPGLLVSGSFYLLGIKQTAKMQNI; encoded by the coding sequence ATGACCAATCCTCATTTTTCCCTATACGACTGGTTGTTTTTAATTGTCTACTTGGCTTTTCTGCTATGGGTTGGGCTACGGAGAAACCACATTACTACTGAAAGCTACTTAATCGCAGACCGCAACCTTAGCTTGCCCATATTCGTTGCCACTCTCGTGGCTACATGGTACGGTGGAATCTTGGGTGCTGGGGAGTTCGTCTATACCGACGGCCTTGCGGCGTGGATGGCGAACGGCGTACCCTACTATCTGTTCGCCATCCTCTTCGCGCTCTTCTTAGCAAAACGCGTTCGTCAAGCGGGCACGAACCTCTATACCATTCCCGATCGATTGGAAATAGAGTACGACAGGAAAACAGCCCTGCTAGGGGCCTTTCTTGCCTTTCTTTACGCTACCCCATCGCAGTATGTGCTGATGCTCGGAATTCTCCTGCAACTCCTCTTTGGATGGCCGCTCTGGCTGGCGATGCTAATCGGAACGCTCTTCTCGATCATCTATGCGCTTATGGGCGGTTTTCTTGCCGATGTACGCGTTAATACGTTACAGTTTCTGTTAATGTTTTCTGGTTTTATTTTAACGGTGGCCTTTTGCTTAGCGAAATTCGGTGGTGTCCGGCAGCTTCTTCATGCCGATCACCTCCCACCGCGTTACTTCACTGTGCTTGGTACCCATAACGTGCTATGGCTTCTGGCATGGAGTGTCATCGCACTCCAAACATTTACCGATCCAGGGTTTCATCAGCGATGCTACGCCGCGAAAACTCCGTACGTCGCTTCCCTAGGCATTCTCGTTGCTGTTGTCTGCTGGTTCACTTTTGACTCCCTTACTTTTCTCACTGGGCTGTTCACACGTGTTCTTTTTCCCAATCTAAGCGATCCTACCTTAGCTTTTCCAACTATTGCTGCCAAGGTTTTGCCGCACGGCCTTCGTGGCTTTTTCTACGTCGGGATGCTAGCCCCCATCATGGCCGCGACTGTTTCCTATACTTTTATCTCAGCCATGACCATTGGGCGAGATTTTATATGGCGCCTTCGGAACGAAAACGGGCCTCAGAATGTGCCTCGCTATACTCGCATCGGACTGGTACTTACGTCCTCTATCTCTATCGGTATCGCTTTGATGGTACGCTCTGTTGTAGAACAGTGGTACCTTTTTGGAAATCTCATCGTATCAGGTCTACTACTGCCATTAGTCGGGGCATACCTCTGTCCTCCAAAATGGAAAATCCCAGCCCGTTACGCCTTTCGGGCGATGCTCTATGGCTCCCTTGTTGCCTTCTTAGATCTCGGGCTTGGTTGGTATTACTACCACGGCAATTACCGAGATCTCTGGGGCCTTCCACCCCTGATACCTGGGCTACTAGTAAGTGGCAGCTTTTATCTCCTCGGCATCAAGCAAACGGCAAAAATGCAAAACATCTAG